Part of the Mycteria americana isolate JAX WOST 10 ecotype Jacksonville Zoo and Gardens chromosome 10, USCA_MyAme_1.0, whole genome shotgun sequence genome, CTGTCTCATATCTATTTCTCACATGGCAGAACTGAACCTTGCACAGATCATGGACCTGTTGAGAATGACACTTTCCACTTCGACCTTTTACAAGACTTAAAGGGACTAGCAACTGGAGTACACCGCTCCTCTTGCCATGGTTATAATTCTCTCATTGCAAGGACAGTGCTCACAGCCTGTTGTAGGCTGTTGAAGCCCTACACCTGGGCTTCTTTTGCTGAGTTCCTACCGTGAGTTGCAAAAATATTAAGATTTGTCCACTAGTGAAGAATTGTCAGGTAATTCACACAGCTTTCTGTAATCATGGGGATGTGCACTGCCACAGAGAACACATCCCATGCCTcatgtcagaaaaataatctcaaaggAATTTCAAAACATGGTCATGGCAGAGCTGCCTAAGCCTCAGTACGATCAGGAAACaaggtatacatatatatatatttatagcaaGTACTAGAATacttttttgccttctcttcttttgtctccccatCAGATCGTTTGGCAGATGCACTACtcgcatttttttcctccctcagagtctctttttccagtttcttggatttttcttttttctccaagtctttttcatctttttcaggCTTCTTAAGTAgctacaaagaaaacagaagtctcaACTAAAAAGCTCACTCTAACACATATTGTCTGGCACAACACCAACATTGCATCAAAGGAACCATAGTCCAGtaagaaacaaacattaaagtAATGTTACTGCAAATCATAGTATTTCTAAAAGCTGGAGTGTATGAGTAAGCATAATCCACACAGCAGACTAGGATTTTTCTCCTAAACCAGGCCATTTTAGAAAGCTTAAAAATAGTCTCCATTCCATAGTGAATTCATGATTCTGTTTACCACAGCATGTACAACAGTCACTTGACAAAAGCTTTAAATATTACTATGAATCATTACAGCATGTAAACCTTTACAATGCCTAATATTGAATATTACAAAAAAGTGGTAATTTACTAACATCAAACTCATGTGATTCTTCACACAATGctcaaaacacattttgagaGACTGATATACAAATAATAGGGGAAGGGAGTGTAACAGTTTATAATAAAGAACTGTTCTAGACCTTAATCTTTGGTTCTTCTTTTgatctgtctctttctttttctgggcATCTGTCtactttcttcagtttttctgcttcttttctcttccttctctcctcttctttccattttcttctttcttcttctctttgtctttttctttccaattctctcctcctcctctcctctcttttttcttctctcagtctctgtgtgtgtaaaagcagagagaaatagtGTATTTCCACACTAGAAAACATCCCTTTAAGCCCAACAAGATACCCTGCCAAAGTGATAAAGTATTTCATCACCAAATAACTCACCTCAAAACTGCCCCtattataaaagaagaaaaaaaaaaaaagtcctgttgtCTCTATTGTTCTGTTATGAACCTGAACATGttacagcagcatttcttttttttcccctcactcatAAGCCTTGATTTgttctgtcttaaaaaaacccaaacacaacatTAGCCTCAGCCTTTATCATTctaattttaaacaaatctgcCCCAGCTGTGATCTTCTCCattgctaaaaattaaaatgagattaTGTGCTAGGAGAAAGATCATCTACAAGGACCTCAGccataactgcattaaaaatgaaagcattaaatgGAATCTGGTTTGGCAGTGCCTCAGAGATGTTTAGCTGTCACCAGAATGCACATAAAGCACCACCATTCCTACAAAGGCCAGTGTTCTACTAGTTTAAAATGTGAACCAGATGTTAACAAGGAAGTTGGGTCAAAACCTGCTTCTTCAAAAGAAAGGGCAGAAACATATCAATATACACATTGCAATATACACACCCATGCTTTAAATGAGCAAGTTGTACTTGCAAGCAACAAGAAGATTCTTGAGATAAGTCTTAcctgtttatttttcaagaagtTCAATAAAGGAGTAGTCTTTTTAGCtaaagaatatataaaaacaGATGTAAACCATTTGCCTTATCCAATACTGCAATACCTACAACAAAACCCTACATGAAGTGAAGAAGCCTTATGGATTATCCAGCCTATCTCCTCTCACATACAGCAATACAGCAGTGAAACGAGTATTCCAATCCTATCCCTGAACAGTGGCAACTATTAAGATTCTATAAACTTCTTTAGGACACTAATACAATATCCAGTACACCTGTCTATAAAGGGATATTCAGTATGCATTAGGCTTTTCCCAGATTCTCTCACTTTAGAAAGCTTTGAAAGAGATACCTGTAACATGCTTAAAAAGAGAGTCTTCTGGtaatttttgtggtattttacCCAACCACAGTATCTCTTAATTTGTGCCTGCATGGAACATCACTGCTCACAGCATTTTGCATTAAACATCACTGCACCTCACCGAAATGCAGCCAATCCGCAGCCTAGTCTGGCTAACAAACATCTGACTAGCAGCCTAAACCAGGAAGGTTATCATATAAAACTTTTTAAACCTAGAGAATAATTTAGAGCTCgggagcaaaataaaatacactgaaTAATATTAGCCTAAAGGTTTAACAAACACCAAGCAAGCACACAAAAGAATTCAGTCTCCTCCAGGTTGAGAAATCACAGCTTCAAATTACATCACATGCGTTTCTTTGTGCTCTAGGAAAATGTAACTATAGTACATAGATTTCCATACCTATTAGCTCTTTGTTTCTTGCCTCTATTTCCTCCAACAAAGTTTCAGGAGTGGAGGTTAATTTTTCATCATCTGCACTGTAACTTTCCAAAAACTTCTTGTACTCTGGATCTacgggggggggaaggaaaaaatatatactgtagcatgaaaataatttgcattgcACACTGATGGAAGTCTGGGTTAGATTGCATAAGTTGTGTTGTTTATATGTCACCTTTTCATATGTTGGCAGCTCTCAAATGAGCTGCTGCATTATGTTTGTCTAGGACAATCATATTTCATAGATTTGCAGCTGACAAAGCTGTGCTAATAAGCTTCACATATAATTAAGCAAACATTCTATTGATAAACTACAGAGTCACAGTAAAAACATATTCAAATTACTGCTAGGACTTTCAAGTCAACACACTCAAAACAAACTAGCTAGCTGTTATACCATCTTCGATAGTTCCAGTTTTGGCATcctttttcttactcttcttttttgCAGCTTTCTGGAAAGGTGCAAACTCAACTATGGCAGCATATTCCTGACCTGttaagaggagaggagaaaaaatacattaaaatagagATGAAACAGATATAAAATACAGTATATTGTCCATGTCTAATGCAGGAAGATAAGGCTCACAAGAAATATGCAATACTAGAAGAGACTACTTggacagcataaaaaaaaatcttgtattttgaaagccatttaataagaaaacatttgagaGACAGCAGAATTCATGACTCTCACTATGTTAACAAAACAGTAAATTCACAGACTCACAACACGAAGGAAATACAAGACTTAAGGCTGCCCATAACTGTCAGTTCAGCCACCTCAGCTACACCACACCATGTAACATCCTCATCCTACAGACTATGCATTCATTGTGCAAGTAGAAGAGAGTATTTTCAGTTAATGAAACTGAGGCAAATTTCAATTTTCGGCAAAATACAATAGAATGCCACACATTACAGGCAGGCtttaaagttttctcttttgACAAGAATGCTACATTTATAGGTGCATAAATCCAATATTGCTGTGGGGTATGGCAAATACAGCATGCTGTTACACTGCAAACCAGCTTATTTAAAAGATCTAGGTGCTATTAGAACCTTGTCATCCAACCCTCCTACTAGGCATTATTAGAACCCTCCTAAATAAGGAAGAATCTTGTGGACAGAGCTTTGTGTCACATAAAACACGTGGCTGGATGAAACATAAAACGTGTACTTGAAACAAAATTCAAGATGAAATCCTTAGCCTACTGAAGCCAACAGGAAGACTCTTGTTAAAGCTTTTGCTAAATATGTAAATTTAAGGTCTATCAATGAGAGACTAACAACTTTTAGTGCTACCCAATGTaagcattttgaaatgcaaaatttaaaaacatgagaTGTACTGAATATCTAACCTGTATTCAGAAAAGAGATAAGTACTTGGGTGTTTAACCAatgaattaaacaaaatattcatttccTACAGATGAATGTCTCCAGAGAGCACTCGCTTTCACGACTTAGGCTGCAAGGAACAAGCTGTTCCTTTTACTGAATCAAGATTACAGTTGTAAATTGGAACAAGTAATAATCTGAATtaaaaactgaccaaaaaaataaatcacactgTTAGAAACATACAGAACAGGTGAGGGGAGTAGCAGACGGTAGCATCATTAACCCCAGCTTCATTCAGTTGGACAGCGACACCACCTACTCACTTTCACTTTTCAGACTTTATACTCAGGTATGACAACGCACATATTAACCTCGGTAACACAGCAACTGATTTTACATTGATACCACTACTGCCTTGATGTACGCTTAACTGGGTTTTCACATGTAATATACAAAATCAATTTAGATTGGTTTCCACAAAGCACAAGAcgttttctttgttctttgaaatACTGTGTGACATTCGTTTAGGgcactaaaaccaaacaaatcagaAGCAGCATGTTAGGCTGCTCATTCACGTCCCTCTAAAATTCAACCGGCACACTGCACGCACACCAGGAAAGATGTAAACATACAGCCCAGCGCCGTTCACTTGCCTTTGTGGTCGACAAAAACATAGCCATCAAAGCGATCCCTGAAGAGGACTATGTCTTCCTGGTTTTTAAAGTTGATATAGGCTCTCGAAAACATGTGAGGGTACAAGCTGCGGAAAGACAAGACCGAGAGAGCAGAGCTGActaggcggcggcgcctcggagggcccggccggcggcagtGGCGGCTCCCGGGAGCcgcccgggcggggccggcggccgtaCCTGGAGTCGTTGGCGAAGAACTCGAAGTAGTCGTGCtcgggcaggggctggaggtgctcctccagctgctccttcGTCAGGCTGGGCGGCAGCCGGCGGATCACCACCTGCGGCACGGCGACGGCGGTTAGGGCGGCCCACAGCGCCGGGGAGTAGGTCGACGTCGCCGTCGCCGCCCCCCCATcccgccgggcggccccggcccctccccccccgacgGCCGCCGCGCGAGGCCCGTTACCGCGGGCGGGGAGCCCACACCGGGCAGCGCGCAGGCCCCACCTTGCTGAGCGCCTCCTTCTTGTCCTTGGGCCGCTCGAGGCGGTCGAGCTCGGCGCCGCCGGCCCTGCCATCCGAGCCGGCGGCGGGCCCGgaccccgtccccgtccccagcagggcccccggcccggcggcgggcccGCGCCGCTCCTTGGGCCTGGCGTTTTCCTTGTCCTCCTTCATCCCGGCCGCGGGACAGCGCCGCGCGCCCCCGCACGCCCATTGGCCGCCGCGCCTCTCGCGCGACTGCGCCTTAAAGGGCCACGAGCCGCGCCCTCGGCCGAGGCCTCCCCGCCCTGGGCCCGtcggactacagctcccggcatgccccgGGCCCGtcggactacagctcccggcatgccccgGGCCCGCCGGACTACGGCTCCCGGCATGcccccggcggggcccgcggcccccggcaccgcccgcaCGTGGCGGCGTCAGcctccggggccggggcccgggccggggccgggcgggctggggCGCGGCCACGGCCTCATTGCCTGCGCCGGCACTACGGACCGCGGCGCTGTCGCTCCCACCCTCCTTCCGGCCTGCCTCGGCAGTGGCGGCAGTGACGGCAGTGACGGTGGTGACGGCAgcgcggcggcgcgcggggcAGGCCGGGAGTGCCCGCGGGGAGCTCGGGGCAGCGGTAGGGGCAGCGCGGCGCCGGCGAGATGTGGTACGAGATCCTGCCCGGCATGGCCATCATGGGCATCTGCCTCAGCATCCCCGGCCTCTCCACCGTCTACATGCACCGCTGGTGCAACGGCGGCAAGGtcagcgcggggcggggcggccctgcCCCCGGCCCGGGATCCCGGGGCCCGCCTTCCCCCCCCGGGATCCCCTCCCTCCCGGGGCTCCCCTTCCCCCGGGCCCCTCCTTCCCTCGGGACCCCTTCCCTCCGAGATCCCCCTTCCCCCGGGGAGCGGCGGTAACAGGCAGCACGGTGCGTGCCCGCAGGAGAAGAGGATCGCCCGCTATCCCTACCAGTGGAGCCTGATGGAAAGAGACAGGCGGCTGTCGGGTACCAACAAGTACTACGACTCCAAGGCAGGTGCtcggggcagctgctgctggcggGGAAGCGGGAGCCCTGCGCTgctccccccgtccccgagctccgggctgggggctcccgcGGCCTCTGCGGTGGGCACTGCTCGCTCTTGGGGCTGGTGGCCTGCAGCTGGCCTGCCTGCGGGGATGTGCGTTTCAAGGGGTTTTTTGATTAGGACTTGGGTACTTCAGCATAGTTTGAAAACCTGCATTTTCAGCTATGCCCTCTTGGAAGTTAGCGATGAGAATGGTGCAGATACagctgttactttttctttttcagggtcTGGAGAACATAGACTAAGGTGGCAGCACTTTGAAGAATCCACATATCTATATAAAATGATTTAACTCTTTAATAAAGATATACAAGCATTCAGCCGTTGTATCTGTgttgctgtggtgggttgaccctggctggatgccaggtgcccaccaagccgctctatcactcccctcctcagctggacaggggagagaaaatataacaaaaggctcgtgggttgagatagggacagggagatcactcgcCCAtcaccatcatgggcaaaacagacttgacttggggaaaattaatttattactacTCAAATCACAGcaaggtaatgagaaataaaatgaaatcttaaaacaccttccccccacctctcccttcttctcaggctcaacttcactcctgattttctccacctcctgccctccagcagcgcagggggacaaggaataggggttgtggtcagttcatcacacgttgtctctgctgctccttcttcctcacactcttcccctcctccagcatGCAGTCCCTCCCACGGGAaacagttctccacaaacttctccaacatgagtccttcccatgggctgcagttcttcacaaactgctccagcgtgggtcctttccacgggtgcagtccttcaggaacagaatgctccagcgtgggtcccccacggggtcacaagtcctgccagcaaacctgctccagcatgggctcctctctccatcgggccacaggtcctgccaggagcctgatccagcacgggcttcccatggggtgacagcctcctttgggtgcatccacctgctccagtgtgggtcctccacgtggagcaggtggatatctgctccaccatggacctccatgggctgcagggggacagcctgcctcaccatggtcttcaccacaggctgcaggggaatctctgctccggcgcctggagcacctcctccccctccttcttcactgcccttggtgtctgcagagctgttcctctcacacactctcactcctctcttctgactgctgctggtgttgcacagtttttttccctcccttcttaaatatgttatcccagaggcactaccaccatcgctgatgggctcagcctcagcgggtctgtcttggagctggctggcattggctctatcagacacaggggaagcttctggcatcttctcacaaaagccacccctgcagcccccctgctaccaaaaccttgccacgcaaacccaatacagttgCATATAAGCTTTGGACAGAATGGGTTTCCTCACTTTATGCACTCTGATATACACTATGCAGGTgtctgagaggaagaaaaggaatgcCAACAGGACTACCACAAAACTACCATTACGGATGCATCTGTAGCAATAAGTACTAGCaaaatgcagaaagacagcaggACTGATTCTATTTTTGCACCCACTTCTGCTGACCTGCAGTTCCCTGTAGCAACCCTGCTGACTGTGCAGCAGTCTGCGTGAACAGCCAGCATCACCTCCTGCAGCTTGCGATTCTTCCCTCCCAGCACAGTTTTAACTTACAATACAGCCAAAACCTGCTTCTGCTACAACCTAAATCCTCTATAAACAATGACTCTCACTTGTCTGCTTGTCAAAGTATGGGAAATGGGAGAGTGAAATGCAGATCTTGTGTCACTGCCATTAACACTGATTCACCGAGAGGCACGGGGTGTGGAACAACCACAAATAACCCCATAGAGTGAACAAGGTGCAGAGTCACATAAATGAGAGAAATTTCTGAGACATTTCTGACTGGAAAGTTATGCTTACTCAGCTAGACAGAGTCTACTGAAAGAGCAGCCATGCCAGCAGCAAAATACCCTTTTACTGTTCTGCAGCCAGTGAGAGCTAAGGATGCCCAGTAGCACTAGAAGTTGTTTTCTGCTGACTGTAACCAAGTCTGTTTCTCTGCTCTGCATGTCTCTAATATAATCCCCTCTATTTGCTTGTAGCCATATTGAAAAAGtagtaatatttcagaaaaagaaaatacactgatgTAAACAGAATTCTTCTAGATTTACATCAGCGTGAGTAACAGCAAGTTCAGACAGAGAAATTTGCATCTGAATTCCTCTGCTGACTAGTTGGGTTGGGACGAAGTGTTTCTGATAGTCTATCGGTAGTCCTGAACATAGCCTGTGTCACTGAGCAGGGACAGATACATCTGACACTTCTCTGGGGCACTCTTGTGTCCAGGCTCTGGAACGATGTGGTTAAATTAAGCTGTCCAGCTGCTCAGGCTTTCTAGATGTGGTCAGCCTTGGGTTTGGCTCCTGACAAGCTTGTCAAGGTCTCAGTTTTCTGAAGGGCTGAAAAGAGCTTGGGAATCAATGAAATACCAGCCCAAAGCACTTACCACCAGGTAGTCAGCTACAGCACTGGCTGGAGGGACAGAAAAACTAGCAGGAAGAGAAGATCAGGAGAACaagaaatgagagggaaaagaTGTGGAGATCAGGacaggaagcagaggaggagacaGGCTTCCAGGGCTCACACTAGCCTTGAGCACCTCTCCCAAGCTAGacagctgaaaagcaaaccaGGGCTGCTTTAGGCAGGGTTTGCTGTAAGCCTTCCAGATACCAAGGGGCCTTGAACAGCTATTGTGAGACTCGTCCTGACTGGGTGAGCGTGTTGCAAGGAGAACTTTCGGGCTCAGAAGAGGCCTTTTCTGTTTGACACCATGCCTTGGACTGTGCTCACCCTACAGCATGTCCcgagcagcagctggaagaagctTCCTTTGTTGCATGAGATGCAATAAACGAGTGGGCCTCATctgtcacacacacagagctcttcAGGGGTCTGCATCCCAAGCCTTGCCTCCCCAGCAGTTCCAGCACAAGACCTTCCCATCAGCTGCGAAGCCATTTTCCAACCTGTTGACCAGTTCCCCCTCAGATGTTTCCCCATGTCTTCGCACAACTCCTACGCCAGGGTCCTCGGGGTTCTTTTCTCCCATCTGTCCTTCAAAGCAGATGCTTATGCTGCAGTTGTTCTTCCCAACTTTGTTACTGAGGGGATGAAACCAAATGAAGAAAACTCCCataagaaacacagaacaaagtGTGCCAATGGGCAAAGGAAAGTTTCATAGCTCACTCTCGCTCTGTGGTATTACCTGTTGATATTCATTCTCCCATCTCATACAAACCTAAACCAGCTTCCCATTGCTCTCACCACCTCCTTTCACCTTCAAGCAGTAAGCATCTCTATCAGACCACAAGGACTAGGACCTACACTTTGCTCATTTATGTCTCTAGTAGCTGAATCCTTGTAACAGCCCCTTGTCATCCTGGAAGAGTGGCTGCTGGGAATTCAGCATGCTGCGTTCTGCTAAAACATCTCTGACCTCTCTCATGTAGCGTCTGTGGTCTGAAGGGCTCTGTGTTGCAAGCACTGATGTTCAGAGCCTACAGCACTGCTGTGAAAGCCAGACTGAGTCTGCGTTtggcagagcacagagctggAAACTGGCAGAAACATGACAAACAGAGGATCTGGCAGGATCCCACATCTGCTTTCCTGCTCATACCGTCTTCCCCATCCAAGCAACGGCAATGACTCTGGGCAGCTGCAAGTAGGGCTGAGCAGAGGCGAGTTACGGAACAAGGGATCAGTAGAGGGAGAGTGGCCCGCTGCTCTTCATGCTGCCTCGGAACCCCTCTCTGGATCGGCCTGACATTTGTCACCTGTACCATAATATGGTGcagctcaagagaaaaaaaagaaataaattgcactaaGTAGATTTTTTACCTCCAGAACCTATGCTTAGTCATACTGAACCTTAGCTTTTCTACTTACTGGCTATGGATCCCCAAGCAGCAGTCCacagatgtcgtggtttaaccccagctggcaactaagcaccacacagttgctcactcacttcccccctgccctgctgggatggaggagagaattggaagtgtaaagcgagaaaactcgtgggttgagataaaaacagtttaataataaaaaaaagaaataataacaaattgtaaggaaaaaaataaagcaggagagagaaaactaagaaagacaagtgatgcaaatgaaaacaatttctcaccaccaaccaacagatgcccagccagtccgGGAGCAGCGCCCACCCCCAACGCCAACctccccctagttttattgctgagcatgacgccatacggtgtggaatgtccctttggtcagctggggtcagctgtcctggctgtgtcccctcccagctccttgtgcccccccagcctcctcgctggtggggtggggtgagaagagaaaaggccttgaccctgtgtaagcactgctcagcaggaacgaaaacatccctgtgctatcaacactgtttccagcacaaatccaaaacatagccccataccagctactgtgaagaaaatgaactctatcccagccaaaaccagcacaacagctCATAGCCACTGGTCAGAAATCTTATATCCTAGCACAAGCTGAAAATTGTAACATCTGAGTCTTTGCCTTCACAAGAGAATACTCACAGAGGCTTTAAACCAAAACTATTCTAATCCATATCAGAGATGTTATACAAATACACATAGTATATTTAGCTCTCACCTAATTAAAATGTCTGCTTTTTGAGGTCCTGTATGTGAACTCTGCCCTGTCTCTCCTCTCTTGCAGACCTTGCCTGTGAAGGTATTCACTCTGGAGTCTAGCAGGCCAATTCACAGGTCAACGTTACTACTCTTCCATCACTGACACAACTCAGGAGGTTCTAGTAAGCTTTTCCGTGCCAAAAACAAACAGGGAGCTTGATGTAAATAAGTTTGCAATAATAGCAGAGAGGTGGAGGAAGCTGTCAAAATCTTGCTATGCAAAACCAAATGACCCTGCTTATCATTAGCTTCAGTCCACCACAAGCATGGATAGCCGCCCCATAAGCACCTGCCTTCTCCATAATGAATTTGTCCTGGGTTTACACAGGTCTAggtggtgttcttttttttcagcagataGGCTTGCCCTGTGAATAAAGGCCAGCTCTCAGCTGGCCAAACTTGGATTCAATATTATTCTTACCATTTACTCTCTTTTTATCCACCAGGCCAGAACAGCGTCAGTTGAAAGTGGCTTAAGGACatcattgaaaataaaaagtctttcctCATGGAAAGACTTACTTTCTAATGAACAACTTAAATTCACCAATGCTCTGTTGGTATTTTGTGGAGAATCAAATAAACACAATGAAGAAAGAATGGCTCTTCCTTATTAGCATTTCTACTTTGTGGATACATAAAAAGCATTAAATCTGTGCAAAATCAACTATGGCCTGACCTGGCAGCTGGCTTTACATGACGGTCCCTTGCAGGTATGGGTGGGCATGGCAGGACGGAACCAGGTTCCGCAGTGTAAATGGGAAGAGGCAGCTGTTTGCGAACACCAGGTCTGCAGAACTCCACGGCAAACATtataggatttttattttctttatacaaaCATACAAGACATCTCTGCTGCCAAAACTACAACAGAGATTTaggacaacaaaaaaaccctctagaaaacactttttcttttaaaagcatttgagaaaaagAAGGCTAAGGGGGGTATGTTTGGAAATATGCAGTTGAATCAAAGATCACCACCACAGAAGCACTACCCGGAGTAGGCCTCTGAGTACAGAGTTTAAAGAGAGCCATGTAATACCACTGAAACAGACCAAATTAAAATACCCCAGGAGTTAAAATAAGGTTTTAATCTAGAACACTTTCATagacaaaaaaatttcaaataaattgaaaGATACATCCTTGTTACCACCTGTGTACATCCAGGCATTCCAATCACTGCACCCCACTGCTCTGATACCTATGTATAACAtaggagaaaaagaagcaagcaattTAGTTCTTCAGCACAGGCTTTGGTGGATTGAAGATAAGACCCTCCTATTACTGCTACTGCTACTGTTACTTTATATCCCAATTGCAATCTGCTTGCTTTAAAGTAACTGAAGCCCATCTGTATTAAATTA contains:
- the UPF3B gene encoding regulator of nonsense transcripts 3B, producing MKEDKENARPKERRGPAAGPGALLGTGTGSGPAAGSDGRAGGAELDRLERPKDKKEALSKVVIRRLPPSLTKEQLEEHLQPLPEHDYFEFFANDSSLYPHMFSRAYINFKNQEDIVLFRDRFDGYVFVDHKGQEYAAIVEFAPFQKAAKKKSKKKDAKTGTIEDDPEYKKFLESYSADDEKLTSTPETLLEEIEARNKELIAKKTTPLLNFLKNKQRLREEKREERRRRELERKRQREEERRKWKEEERRKRKEAEKLKKVDRCPEKERDRSKEEPKIKLLKKPEKDEKDLEKKEKSKKLEKETLREEKNASSASAKRSDGETKEEKAKKSEDECVKDYRDRDRDFERDREYERAQREKLRRQEEERRRQKERFDKEKVFRRKEEEVKKERDLLREKGKKSDLTDFTSSTDKSEKVAKDDKKEDTIKRDRIRNKDRPAMQLYQPGARSRSRLCQYEDSAAKPTDQGADKKQESETSNMKEEE
- the NDUFA1 gene encoding NADH dehydrogenase [ubiquinone] 1 alpha subcomplex subunit 1, with product MWYEILPGMAIMGICLSIPGLSTVYMHRWCNGGKEKRIARYPYQWSLMERDRRLSGTNKYYDSKGLENID